A single bacterium DNA region contains:
- a CDS encoding ribonuclease H-like domain-containing protein codes for MPHRQVVLDLETQKIFDEIGTRNPGDLGVSVAGVYFYENDEYACYEETRLPELELRLSKASRVIGFNIRRFDFPVLQPYLKHIDLGQMPLLDIMDDLEKTLGHRVSLQSVASATLGVGKSGSGLDAIHYYRSGEMEKLKKYCLDDVRLTKDVYEFGKKNGLVYYLSKDGSNRLTARVNWKDPAPPVNLSLF; via the coding sequence ATGCCCCACCGCCAAGTGGTCTTGGACCTAGAGACGCAGAAGATCTTCGACGAAATCGGCACCCGGAATCCGGGCGACCTGGGCGTCTCGGTCGCCGGCGTCTATTTTTACGAGAACGACGAGTACGCCTGTTACGAAGAGACCCGTCTGCCGGAGCTGGAACTCCGGCTCTCCAAGGCGAGCCGCGTCATTGGGTTCAATATCCGCCGGTTCGATTTTCCAGTCCTCCAGCCCTACCTGAAGCACATCGACTTGGGGCAGATGCCGCTCCTCGACATCATGGACGACCTGGAGAAAACGCTCGGCCACCGGGTGAGCCTGCAGAGTGTCGCCTCGGCGACCCTGGGCGTGGGCAAGAGCGGATCGGGCCTGGACGCCATCCATTATTACCGTTCGGGCGAGATGGAGAAGCTCAAGAAGTATTGTCTGGACGACGTGCGGCTCACCAAGGACGTCTATGAATTCGGAAAGAAGAACGGTCTGGTCTACTATCTCTCCAAGGACGGCTCCAACCGGCTGACGGCCAGGGTCAACTGGAAGGACCCCGCGCCTCCCGTCAATTTAAGCCTTTTCTAA
- a CDS encoding RlmE family RNA methyltransferase translates to MPAYQRKDRFFKKAKDEGLRSRAAFKLMEMNQRFKLFKKGSTVVDLGCSPGSWVQVAAKEIGPFGHVLGVDLETLPPFQEKNATFIQGDIREERTRQRLLAELGRKVDIILSDMAPHLSGIKFQDHYNSYELAEQAFQLCRIFLREGGDFVVKIFPGEELELFKNNLKNTFAQIKTFIPDATRKTSTEVYLIAKGYKNGK, encoded by the coding sequence ATGCCTGCTTATCAAAGAAAAGATCGTTTCTTCAAAAAGGCCAAGGATGAAGGTCTCAGGTCTCGCGCCGCCTTCAAGCTGATGGAGATGAACCAGAGGTTCAAGCTCTTCAAGAAGGGTTCAACGGTCGTCGACCTGGGCTGTTCTCCGGGAAGTTGGGTTCAGGTGGCTGCCAAGGAGATCGGCCCCTTCGGGCACGTTCTGGGCGTGGACTTGGAGACCCTCCCGCCCTTTCAGGAGAAGAACGCGACGTTCATCCAGGGTGACATCCGTGAGGAACGCACCCGTCAGAGGCTCCTGGCCGAGCTGGGCCGCAAGGTCGACATCATCCTCTCCGACATGGCCCCGCACCTCTCCGGGATCAAATTCCAAGACCACTACAATTCCTACGAGCTAGCCGAACAGGCGTTTCAACTCTGCCGGATCTTCCTCAGGGAAGGCGGCGATTTCGTGGTCAAAATCTTCCCCGGCGAGGAACTGGAGCTCTTCAAGAATAACCTGAAAAACACCTTTGCCCAGATCAAGACCTTCATCCCCGACGCGACGCGCAAGACCTCGACCGAGGTTTATTTGATCGCGAAGGGATATAAGAACGGAAAATAA
- a CDS encoding phosphotransferase has product MTIELETQLERILAERLKVSPRGLRLTKLQGDASYRIYYRLALQDGHSFVVMKLPEGKASASEEITNLKSKPAEIPFVNIGRFLTQRGLPVPAIHFADEKSGVLILEDVGDETLERRVSAAGDDVRRLWYRKAVDLLVEFQKRTDETDSDCVAFQRSFDPTLLDWEFDHFLKYGVEERLGLKIPRKDAQTIRALMHRVTDRLTALPQILAHRDFQSRNLMIQDDTLRLLDFQDALMGPHPYDLVALLRDSYVSLSPLLIDELIEYYLDRRDTGIRGADYLVMFDLMTIQRKLKDAGRFVYIDRVKGNPSFLKHIPNSLLYVREAFERQIDQKELFDLLKQYVPEWRTA; this is encoded by the coding sequence ATGACCATCGAACTTGAAACCCAACTGGAGCGAATTCTCGCGGAGCGATTGAAGGTATCGCCTCGTGGACTCAGGCTCACCAAACTCCAGGGCGATGCCTCCTACCGCATTTACTACCGCCTGGCGCTCCAAGACGGGCATTCCTTCGTCGTGATGAAACTTCCGGAAGGAAAGGCCAGCGCCTCGGAGGAAATCACCAATCTCAAGTCAAAACCGGCGGAGATCCCGTTCGTGAATATCGGCCGTTTCTTGACGCAGAGGGGATTGCCCGTTCCGGCGATCCATTTTGCGGATGAGAAATCGGGCGTCCTCATCCTGGAGGATGTCGGGGACGAAACCCTGGAGAGGCGCGTTTCCGCGGCCGGGGACGACGTTCGTCGCTTGTGGTACCGGAAGGCCGTTGACCTCCTGGTCGAGTTTCAGAAACGAACCGATGAAACCGATTCCGATTGCGTCGCCTTTCAGCGCTCCTTCGATCCGACCCTATTGGATTGGGAGTTCGATCACTTTTTGAAATATGGTGTGGAAGAGAGACTGGGACTGAAGATCCCCCGGAAAGACGCGCAAACCATCCGCGCCCTGATGCACCGGGTGACGGACAGACTCACGGCGCTCCCTCAGATCCTCGCGCATCGCGATTTTCAGAGCCGTAACCTCATGATCCAGGACGACACGCTCCGCCTCCTGGATTTTCAGGATGCGCTCATGGGACCGCATCCCTACGACCTGGTCGCTCTCTTGCGCGATTCGTATGTCTCCCTTTCTCCCCTCCTGATCGACGAGCTGATCGAATATTATTTGGACCGTCGGGATACGGGCATCCGGGGAGCCGACTATCTCGTGATGTTTGACCTGATGACGATCCAGCGCAAGCTCAAGGACGCGGGCCGATTCGTCTACATCGACCGGGTGAAGGGCAATCCGTCGTTTCTGAAGCATATTCCCAATTCGCTTCTTTACGTCCGCGAGGCATTCGAGAGGCAAATAGATCAGAAAGAGCTTTTCGATCTCCTCAAACAATACGTTCCCGAATGGAGGACGGCGTGA
- a CDS encoding nucleotidyltransferase family protein, with the protein MVLAAGLGTRLRPLTDKTPKALLLVDDRPLIEYSLKLLQKHGIREVVINLHHLGDLIQRELGDGSRFGLRIHYSWEPKILGTGGGVKKASRFFEGESFLVLNSDVLIDVDLRALHRHHKKKKALATMVVRERAADSNFTPVWVGRADRILGFGAEPPRKTGLRPLMYTGVQYLDPKFLDFLPRDREACLIRQGYQPAIDAGQKISGYLYGGYWNDLGTLERLRQAEDDLRSGRVKLSYL; encoded by the coding sequence ATGGTCCTCGCCGCCGGTCTCGGCACGCGCCTGCGCCCCCTGACCGACAAGACGCCCAAGGCCCTCCTGCTCGTCGACGACCGCCCTCTCATCGAATATTCGCTCAAGCTGCTGCAAAAGCACGGCATTCGCGAGGTCGTCATCAACCTTCATCACCTGGGCGATCTGATCCAAAGGGAGCTGGGCGACGGTTCCCGCTTCGGGCTTCGCATCCATTATTCCTGGGAGCCAAAAATCCTCGGCACCGGCGGCGGCGTCAAGAAGGCATCGAGGTTCTTCGAAGGCGAGAGCTTTCTGGTCCTCAACAGCGACGTCCTGATCGACGTGGACCTCAGGGCGCTTCACCGCCATCACAAGAAGAAAAAGGCGCTGGCCACGATGGTGGTGCGCGAGCGGGCCGCGGATTCCAACTTCACGCCCGTTTGGGTCGGACGCGCCGATAGGATCTTGGGCTTCGGGGCGGAACCGCCCCGCAAGACAGGCCTCCGCCCTCTCATGTACACCGGCGTTCAGTATCTCGATCCGAAGTTCCTCGATTTTCTCCCCCGTGATCGCGAGGCCTGCCTGATCCGCCAAGGCTACCAACCCGCCATCGACGCGGGCCAGAAGATCAGCGGATACCTCTACGGCGGTTATTGGAACGATCTGGGCACGCTGGAGCGTTTGCGCCAGGCCGAGGACGACTTGCGGTCGGGGCGGGTGAAGCTTTCCTATCTCTAA
- a CDS encoding TIGR00730 family Rossman fold protein → MKEHLKAYIDESKTAHVRGLRILLEYFYATEIFEEITRGGVKIISIFGSARTKPHSAEYRLAHQLGGLLYKTGFAVVTGASRGIMQAANQGVADAIAEEIVKGRKARTPEEARETALYQKRLKSRSVGLSISLPMESENNPFVGVSATFHYFMVRKFFFGTLSSGFIACEGGWGTRDELFEILTLVQTGKAPVLPIVYLSPNADHLEQDLRHALRKKYIAAEDLNLLRIVKTPEQAAREISQFYRNVRSLTYERDQMARLVLERAVSEGKKRAVERILLEEMDPQDLEWSGRELLLHGYRPHSYGFLRRAIDLLNRP, encoded by the coding sequence ATGAAAGAACACCTGAAGGCCTACATCGACGAGAGCAAGACCGCGCATGTGAGGGGGTTGAGGATCCTCCTCGAGTATTTCTACGCCACCGAAATCTTCGAAGAGATCACGCGCGGCGGCGTGAAGATCATCTCCATCTTCGGTTCGGCCCGGACCAAGCCTCATTCCGCCGAGTACCGCCTGGCGCACCAACTCGGGGGGTTGCTTTACAAGACGGGATTCGCCGTCGTCACCGGCGCATCCCGCGGCATCATGCAGGCGGCCAACCAGGGCGTCGCGGACGCCATCGCGGAGGAGATCGTGAAGGGGAGGAAGGCGCGCACCCCGGAGGAGGCCCGCGAGACGGCCTTGTATCAGAAGCGGCTCAAGAGCCGTTCGGTGGGCTTAAGCATCTCGCTGCCGATGGAATCGGAGAACAACCCGTTCGTGGGCGTCAGCGCGACCTTCCATTACTTCATGGTGCGCAAGTTCTTCTTCGGGACGCTGTCCTCCGGATTCATCGCCTGCGAGGGGGGATGGGGGACGCGGGACGAGCTTTTCGAAATACTGACGCTCGTCCAAACGGGAAAGGCCCCGGTCCTGCCGATCGTCTATCTCTCGCCGAATGCCGATCACCTTGAGCAGGACCTGCGTCATGCGCTCCGGAAAAAATACATCGCGGCGGAGGATCTGAACCTGCTGCGGATCGTGAAGACTCCCGAACAGGCCGCGCGGGAGATCTCTCAATTCTACCGGAACGTCCGGTCGCTGACGTACGAGCGCGACCAGATGGCGCGGCTCGTTCTGGAAAGGGCGGTCTCTGAGGGGAAAAAAAGGGCCGTCGAGAGGATTCTCCTGGAGGAGATGGACCCTCAGGATCTGGAGTGGAGCGGCCGCGAACTCCTGCTACACGGCTACCGCCCGCATTCCTACGGTTTCCTGCGACGGGCGATCGACCTCTTGAACCGGCCCTGA
- a CDS encoding anhydro-N-acetylmuramic acid kinase: MPLAVGLMSGTSIDGIDAALVEISGKSPRLRIRLVDWGIFPFPKGLKERVLAVSHPSEKGVGEICRLNFELGELFAGAVIRLAKKARVPVSRLSVVGSHGQTICHLGGEGTLQIGEPSVIAERTGIATVADFRPRDIAAGGFGAPLAPYLHYLLFRHPKWNRAVQNLGGIGNLTMIPKKAGPEDVMGFDTGPGNMVIDGLLREMTKNSIHYDHGGKIAEKGAVSLKLLKRLMAHPFILKRPPKTSGREEFGRAFVQSILVQSRKIGLREEDIIATATAFTASSIATNYRKFVFPKMIPDEIIFGGGGIHNATLMRMIRAELPNIKISSFDLYGIPADAAEAVCFAVLAHETLHGHPTNIPSVTGAKRSAVLGKIVPGNSERSPA, translated from the coding sequence ATGCCCTTGGCCGTCGGTCTGATGTCCGGCACCTCCATTGACGGGATCGACGCCGCCCTGGTCGAAATTTCCGGAAAATCTCCGCGCTTGAGGATCCGCCTGGTCGACTGGGGCATCTTTCCTTTCCCCAAAGGGCTGAAAGAACGCGTCCTTGCCGTCTCGCACCCCTCTGAAAAGGGCGTCGGCGAGATCTGCCGGCTCAACTTCGAGTTGGGCGAACTCTTCGCCGGTGCCGTGATCCGTCTCGCGAAAAAGGCGCGGGTGCCCGTGAGCCGCCTCTCCGTCGTCGGCTCGCACGGGCAGACGATTTGCCACTTGGGGGGGGAGGGGACGCTCCAAATCGGAGAACCGTCGGTGATCGCCGAGAGGACGGGCATCGCGACGGTGGCGGACTTCCGCCCGAGGGACATCGCCGCGGGCGGGTTCGGGGCGCCGCTGGCCCCGTATCTTCATTATCTCCTGTTCCGCCATCCCAAGTGGAACCGCGCCGTCCAGAATCTGGGAGGGATCGGGAACCTCACGATGATCCCCAAAAAGGCCGGGCCGGAGGACGTGATGGGCTTCGACACGGGGCCCGGCAACATGGTGATCGACGGCCTGCTCCGCGAGATGACCAAGAACAGCATCCATTACGACCATGGCGGAAAAATCGCGGAGAAGGGCGCCGTCTCGCTCAAACTCTTGAAGCGTCTGATGGCGCACCCCTTCATCCTGAAGAGACCGCCCAAGACCTCCGGGCGCGAGGAGTTCGGCCGCGCCTTCGTCCAGTCGATCCTCGTGCAGTCGCGGAAAATCGGCCTCAGGGAGGAGGACATCATCGCGACGGCCACCGCCTTCACGGCGTCCTCCATCGCCACGAACTACCGGAAGTTCGTCTTCCCGAAGATGATCCCCGACGAGATCATTTTCGGGGGAGGCGGCATTCACAACGCCACCCTCATGCGCATGATCCGCGCGGAGCTCCCGAACATAAAGATATCGAGCTTCGATCTTTACGGGATCCCCGCCGACGCCGCGGAGGCCGTCTGTTTCGCGGTCCTCGCGCACGAGACGCTTCACGGACACCCCACCAACATTCCGTCGGTGACGGGGGCGAAAAGATCCGCGGTTTTGGGTAAGATAGTGCCGGGCAATAGCGAACGAAGTCCAGCTTAG
- a CDS encoding diacylglycerol kinase family protein: protein MPGIGVVLNPHSKRYKKNPEKMKRMGFIVGDKGHFGATKDLNDIGRVAQEFKEHDIDILALSGGDGTNHRTLTTFIDVYGEKPLPKIAFLRGGTLNTIAFSCGIYGSPEKILTNLLYKYHEDEPFETTEITITKINEFYGFIWGVGVIFRFMDAYYDQGAPSPARAGWTLAKAIGSAMINGPFACKMFERMDGQVTVNGKPWPFKNYSAIYSGSIEYLGLGFRVFYLARDPQKFHAVGFSLPPRNVLRYVPLMFLGRPSGCPDLIEEAASEMIIELKEPAPFTIDGDLHPPTDYFRITPGPRLTVIVK, encoded by the coding sequence ATGCCTGGAATCGGCGTCGTCCTGAATCCCCATTCGAAGCGGTACAAGAAGAATCCCGAAAAAATGAAGCGCATGGGCTTCATCGTCGGCGACAAGGGCCACTTCGGTGCGACGAAGGATCTGAACGACATCGGGCGCGTGGCCCAGGAATTCAAGGAGCATGACATCGACATCCTGGCCTTGAGCGGGGGGGACGGGACCAATCACCGGACGCTCACGACCTTCATCGACGTCTACGGCGAAAAGCCGCTCCCGAAGATCGCTTTTTTGCGCGGCGGGACGCTGAACACGATCGCCTTCTCCTGTGGCATCTACGGGTCCCCGGAAAAGATTCTTACGAATCTCCTTTACAAGTACCACGAAGACGAGCCCTTCGAGACGACCGAGATTACGATTACGAAGATCAACGAGTTTTACGGCTTCATCTGGGGCGTTGGCGTCATCTTCCGCTTCATGGACGCCTACTACGACCAAGGCGCGCCGTCTCCGGCCCGGGCGGGATGGACGCTCGCCAAGGCCATCGGGTCGGCGATGATCAACGGGCCGTTCGCCTGCAAGATGTTCGAGCGGATGGACGGGCAGGTGACGGTCAACGGCAAGCCCTGGCCGTTCAAAAACTATTCCGCGATCTACTCGGGCTCGATCGAATATCTGGGGCTCGGGTTCCGCGTCTTCTACCTGGCGCGCGATCCCCAAAAGTTCCACGCCGTCGGTTTTTCCCTCCCCCCGCGGAACGTCCTTCGCTACGTCCCCCTCATGTTCCTGGGCCGTCCCTCCGGATGTCCGGACCTGATCGAGGAGGCGGCGAGCGAAATGATCATCGAGCTCAAGGAACCCGCGCCCTTTACGATTGACGGCGACCTGCACCCGCCCACGGATTATTTCCGGATCACCCCGGGGCCCCGATTGACCGTGATCGTAAAGTAA
- a CDS encoding 3-keto-5-aminohexanoate cleavage protein, whose amino-acid sequence MLPVNQVILTAALVGAELTRRETPYLPLTPVEIADAARMAVDAGAAVVHLHVRDENGAPTNAAARFQEALTAIRRVCRPVPILQVSTGGAVGDSLESRAEPLEARPDMASLNSGSVNFGDAVFANPIPFIEFLAQRMGRKGIKPEIEVYDLSHVETAVRLIERGEIQRPAQFQFVMGVKGAIEATEENLKLLVSRIPKESTWTVAGVGRHEFPMAELALTLGGHVRVGLEDNLYLEKGVLAKGSHELVQKAVELARRHGREPASPTEARKILCLESASS is encoded by the coding sequence ATGCTGCCGGTGAACCAGGTCATCCTGACGGCCGCCTTGGTGGGCGCGGAACTGACGCGAAGGGAAACGCCGTACCTGCCCCTGACGCCGGTGGAGATCGCCGATGCCGCGCGGATGGCCGTCGATGCCGGGGCCGCCGTGGTGCACCTTCACGTCCGCGACGAAAACGGGGCACCGACGAATGCCGCGGCGAGGTTCCAAGAAGCATTGACCGCCATCCGCCGCGTTTGCCGGCCTGTCCCCATCCTTCAGGTGTCGACCGGCGGGGCGGTGGGGGATAGCCTCGAGAGCCGCGCGGAACCCCTGGAGGCCCGGCCCGACATGGCCTCCCTCAACTCCGGATCGGTCAATTTCGGCGATGCCGTTTTCGCAAACCCCATCCCCTTCATCGAATTCCTCGCCCAACGGATGGGGCGGAAAGGGATCAAGCCGGAGATCGAGGTCTACGACCTCTCCCACGTCGAGACGGCCGTCCGATTGATCGAGAGGGGGGAGATCCAGCGTCCCGCCCAGTTCCAATTCGTGATGGGCGTGAAGGGGGCGATCGAGGCGACGGAGGAGAATCTCAAACTGTTAGTCTCGAGAATTCCCAAGGAGTCGACGTGGACCGTGGCCGGCGTCGGCCGCCACGAGTTCCCGATGGCCGAGCTGGCTCTGACCCTGGGCGGCCACGTCCGCGTCGGGCTCGAGGACAACCTCTATCTGGAGAAGGGCGTCCTCGCGAAGGGGAGCCACGAGCTCGTCCAGAAAGCCGTTGAACTGGCCCGTCGCCATGGTAGGGAACCTGCGTCGCCCACGGAGGCCCGCAAAATCTTATGCCTGGAATCGGCGTCGTCCTGA